The DNA segment TTACTTACGCTAAGGATCAATTTCTTATTGTTTGTGCACCATCGACGCAAAAAAATCCTGCAATACAGCAAGCAGATAAATGGTATCGCGATTCAGCAGAAAAAAAAGCCAGTTATCGACAGGTGTATAACATTGGATCGGCTTATGTGAAACAATGGGTAGAACAGCATCATCCTAAAGCCAAAACTTGGGGTGTGGTTTTGGATATTGATGAAACAAGCTTAGATAATTCTTGGTATTTTTATCAATGTGCTAGTTTAGTGGAAAAGCCAGCAGAATTTTCGCATTTTGTGACTATTCCGCAAAAATCAGTGGCTTTACCAGGCGTTGTTGCATTTACGCGATTAGTGCACGAATTAGGTGGTTATGTGACGTTGATTTCTAATCGGGATGGTTCTTATATTGATAAATCTGGCATTACCGCGTTGCAAGCCACCCTTAATAATTTAAAACAACAGCATGCTACTTTTGATCAAGTTATTTTAGCCAATAATAAACAATCACAGCATCCAGCCAATAAAAATCCCCGTTTCAATGCGGTGATACACGGCTGCTATGATGAGCATGAGATGGTTTGGTCTAATAAATTACCACCTCATCAAGTGATTGCTTATTTTGGTGATAACATCCAAGATTTTCCTGAGTTTAAGCAAGCAACAGAATATGCTTTACCCGATAGTGCACCACAATACGATAAATTTGGTCAGGGTTATTTCATTTTACCCAATCCTTTATATGGTAGTTGGCAAGCCAATCCTTTTAAATAATTTTCATTAGCTTCGATTAGCTATTGTTTTATAAATGCCAATAGATCCTGATTAACTTGGTTTTTTAACGTCGAACATAAACCGTGTGGTGCACCCGGATAAATTTTTAACGTGGAATCTTTGATAAGCTCAGCTGTAAGTAAGGCTGAATTTTTGATCGGTACGATTTGATCAGCATCCCCATGCATGATCAAAGTGGGTATATCAAATTTTTTTAGATCGGTCCTAAAATCGCTTTCGGAAAATGCTTTGATACAATCAAAGACAGCTTTGAAGCCAGCTTGCATGCCTTGTACCCAGAAAATATCCCGCTGACCTTGAGAAACTTTGGCATCGGGTCGATTAGCACCATAGAAGGGTGCAGAAAAATCTTGGAAGTACTGTGAACGATCCGCTAATACATTGCAGCGTATATCATCAAATACTTGCATTTCGAGCCCATTAGGATTAGTGGCAGTTTTTAGCATAAACGGAGTAACTGCACCAATAAGCACAGTTTTTGCTACCTTTTTTGTTCCGTGTCGACCAATATAGCGCGCAATTTCACCACCACCGGTAGAATGACCGACATGGATGACATCATTCAGATCAAGTTTAGTAACTAATTTTGCAAGATCATCGGCATACGTATCCATATCATTACCTTTCCAGGGTTGGCTGGAACGACCATGACCACGACGATCATGTGCAATACACCGATAGCCCTGTTCGGCAAGAAATAACATTTGGTCTTCAAAAGCATCACCATTCAGCGGCCACCCATGACTAAATACGATTGCTTGACCGCTTCCCCAATCTTTGTAATAAAGTTTGATGTCAGCCAAATTTTCTTTGCCCACTTGAATGTAACTCATAGTAAACTCCTGTAGCGAATCAATAAGCACATAAAAATGCGCTTGTGAATGTTACTTTCCCAAGCTTTTGGTAATGGGTCAATTATTTTTTCTAAATTTTTTATTATTGAATAATCTTCGCTATGCAAGCGGCACGTGCGGCGGCATGGGGATGGATTGAACTTTTCGCTATACAATTAACATAAGATTTCGCATATTGATCAAAGACTTCCTTTGCTTTACAAGGACACAAACTAACTAGCTGCTGGACAAATTTCCGACTACCTATTTCAAAATGTTGATAATCAATCGGATAATCCCAATAGCCACCCCAGCCAATGAAACCATTTTCAGCAAAGATATCAATTGCATCTTCGGCCATGCCGCTACGAAACTGTTTTTTGGGTCGGTAATTCAAACGGTTGATGGCTTGCTGCGCAGATTGGGCAGGTAAAATAGTCGCATGACCTTGATCGTCAAACGCAACATACGGATTTTGTAATGGATTTAAATCGATTGCAACACCGTAAGCATGTAAAGACCAATCCGAACCGCCGGTTATGGGTCGGCCATTAAAGGCAGAAGTATTATTATCGTTCATCGACGCATTATCATCACCGTTATATTTTTCCATCAATAACGCTTTGTTAATTGGGAATTTTCGATGATATAGCGTATCAAAAATGATTTGGGTATGTTTGGCTAGCACATCGAGTACAACGACTTGGCCTTTATCTGTTTGTCCAGTAAAATTGATGATAGGGAAATTAACGGTTCTTAAGCGTTCACAGGAAACAGGATTTTTGTTAGTAATTACCTGCCGAGCTTGCATTTTTTCACATTGCTTTGTACTTATTGGTAGGATGCTAGCCATACTGGGAAGAATCAGACTGTTTGTGAATATCCATGCAGCAAAAAATTTTAATATTTTGTTTAGCATAATGATGCATTCCTTTGTTATTAAATAAAATATTAAAGATTAAAAATTTATTTTTGTTTGTTTAAACGTACAATATTCTTGTTGCGGCGGGCAGTTTATTGTAGCTTCGCTGCCAAGAATAAACGGTTTATTTTCTCTACCATGACCAAAGTAGGGAAAGTAGTAAACGGGTATAGTCGTTTTCTTAGCAAACGCTTCAATGACAGTTTTATACATCAGTCGTTGCTCGTCGGTAGGGTCTAAAGGGTAAAACTGACCAAAGATGATAGCTTTGGGTTTAAAATTAGTTTTATACAGTAGTTGATGCAGGCTACGATCCAATTGTCTGAAGCTTACGCCAGTATCTTCTAAAATTAATAGGTCGTTAGTAAAATCATGTTCGTAACGTGTTGCAAAGAAAGATTGGATCAGTGTGAAATTGCCACCTAATAGATTTCCTCGTAGCGGTTGCAGAGCAGGCTGATTTAAAGGAATAAAATTTTTATAAAGAATGCCGTGCGTCAATAAAGTTTTGATCCATGGAATACTCTCTCGATCATTGATCGTTGCGGTTTCACTATTGGGTTTGCTCATTTCTTTATTGTAAGCAGCGACGACACCATGGACTGAAGGCCAGCCTAAAATGATATTAACAAAATAATGAATGGCAGTGACATCACTAAAGCCAACAATAATTTTAGGTTTAGTTTTTTTTAACAAGTCCTTATTTACATATAATGCTGGAATCAAATTCATAGCTCCGGCGCCGCCACGAACCATCCAAAGGATATCAGTATGTTTATCTAATAAAGCAGCAATGAGAACATTGGCGCGACTTTGGTCGGTATTAACATAACCAAAATCTGAAACGACTTGATTTAAGTACTGGGTATTAACGCGATAGCCTTTTGTTTCAAGTATTTGCTTGATTGGTTCAATATTGTCTTCGTTGTATTGCGTGGAACTTGAAATCAGCGCTACGCTACGATAGGTTTTTGCTAAAATAGGGTTAGCAAAGCTTAAACTTAACGCAGTAAAAAGAAAAATTATTTTTTTTAACATAAACTTATCCTTAAGCAGCAACTCAAAAAAACAAGAATTGAATTAATTGATGTTGGCAGCATCGTTTAATAAATTTATGCTTCTCCCTTAAGAAATGCAACAACAAAATACTGTAGCTTTATCTTCCGTATTGATTTTAAATAATTCAACTGGACATAAAAACAGCGAGGAAAAAAGCTTTCTCCTCGCTGCGTTTTATCAATTAAAGCAGCATGCTAAAAATTAAGCAGTGTTAATTTTTAGTTTTTTGATCCTGTTCATAATGACTATAGGTACGATGACGTAATTTGGGTTCTCCACCATAACGTCGTGTATTGCGACGTTGTGTGGATGGATTACTAGCATTAGTCTGTTTGCTAGAGTTAATGTTAGCAGTATTAGCTATTTGCTCAGCGACTGGTTTTTTTTCTATGCTAGGGGGAGATTTTTCAACAGATCGTGATGGAATAACGGTTTTTCTTTCCGTGTTATTTAACACTGGCTTAGGCGCCGAATTGGTATTTTCTTCTCGAATGGCTTGAGTATTTATTTTATGTTCGTGTTTTATTGACGATCTTTCTGAATGTTGTCGTCTCTTATTGGGTAGTGGTTTTCTTTCTGATGCACCAGCAATAGGAGCAGAGACAGGTTTATTGTTATGGTGTGTGTTTTGTTGATGCGGCGCTGACTCATAACGCTGTTGATGATGTTTGTTATAGCGATTTTGTGATGTTTTGCTGCCATTATGTTGGTGCTGTCCGCTACCAGCTTCGCTGCCACCTTCTCCTTCTTTGTCGCGCCTGTCATCACGGCGGTGATTGCGAAGTCGGTTATTACGATTTGCTTTTGAATAACGTTTTTCTGGGGGGTGTCGATGCGGAGTATCATTAGAATGATTATGTATTTGAGCAGTAGCTAGTTCTTTTTTAACAGAGTTTTTACTAAGCTCTTTAGTTTTACTGAGATCTTTTAACATACCAAGCAGTCGACTTAAAAGACCTAATTGAGTTTTAGGTTTATTTTTGCTAATCGCAAAAGTAAGTGGTTTAACTGCTGGGATTTCTACTGGCTTAATGACTGGCGCGCTATAAGGTAGCGAAGATTCTGCGCAAGATTTATCTAACATTTGATAGCTAGCATTTTCGCTAGCCTGTAGATTAATGTTTTTACCTTGACCAGTAATTTTATAATGCGGAGATTGCCAATATGGATTAGGTATTAATAGTATATTTATTTTATAACGTTGTTCAATCTGTTCTCTAGCAGCACGTTTTTCATTAATCAGATAAGTAGCCATATCCACAGGTATTTCGACGCGTATTTGCTGTGTTGATTTTTTCAAGGCTTCTTTTTCAATTGAACGGAGTAAAGATAAGCTTAATGATTCAATGGTGCGTACTGTTCCTTCTCCATTGCATCGTGAACATAAGGTTTCGTTGGCTTTTCCTAGAGAATGTCGCAAGCGCTGTCGAGACATTTCTAATAACCCAAATGGCGATATTCGACCGATTTGTATGCGCGCGCGATCTTTTTTAGTGGCCAAACGTAAGCAATTTTCTACTTTACGTTGATTGTCTTCGGAATTCATATCGATAAAATCAATGACAATTAAACCGCCTAAATCACGTACACGCAATTGATGCGCTATTTCTTTAGCCGCTTCTAGATTGGTAGTGACGGCAGTTTCTTCAATATCTTCATTTTTGGTAGATTTACCTGAATTAATATCAATGGAAACTAAGGCTTCGGTGCGATCGATAACGATGGTGGCACCTGACGGAAGTTCTATTTTACGCTTAAATGCCGATTCAACCGCTTCTTCAATATCAAAATACATAAATAAGGGAATAGAATTTTGATAAAGCGTAATTCGAGATACAAAATCAGGTCGAATTTGCTCGATGTAATTCTTAATTTTCTCGAATATTTTTTTGTCATCAATAATAATTTCGTCAATATCGCGTCTTAAATAGTCACGTATCGAACGAGTGATTAAATCGCCTTCTTGAAAAATAAGGAAAGGAGCAGAGCGCTCATTATAGGCTTTTTGTATGGCATTCCATTGTTGAATAAGCAAATTCAAATCATTTTGTAGTTCGTAAAATTCTCTACCCACGCCAGCGGTGCGTAGAATAAGTCCCATATCCTCTGAAAGTTCCATTTGGCTGAGTAAATCTTGCATTTCACGCCGTTCTTCTCCCTCAATGCGACGTGAAATACCACCTGCGCCGGGATTATTTGGCATCAGCACTAAGTAACTACCTGGGAGGGTAATATAAGTTGTTAGTGCTGCTCCTTTATTTCCACGTTCTTCCTTTTCGATTTGCACCATCACTTCACGACCCTCAAGTACTTTTTTGAGGTATTGGATTGATTGCGATTTTTCGAATTTAAAGAAAGAGGGAACGATTTCTTTGAAGGGTAAAAATCCATGCCGTTCGGGGCCATAGTCGATAAATGCCGCTTCTAAGCTAGGCTCTATGCGACTAATTTTACCTTTATAGATATTGGATTTTTTTTGTTCTTGACCGCTATATTCGATATCGAGGTCGGACAACTTGTTTTCTTCGAGCAAAGCAACACGGATTTCTCCAGGTTGATTCGCATTGATCAATATTCGATTCTTCTCATTATGCATCGTTGAATCCTATTTTGTATGAAGGCTCAACTAAGCTTGCTTATTTGAAAACGCGATAATCGTTGTTAAAAATTAAAACTGTTATTAATACCTGAAACAATGACCGCTTAATTAATTTAAAAAGGGGTGAGTGTGTCAACAAGGTCCTTGCATAAGCTACTTTGCCTATAAGGCTAGTAGCATAGGTTTTAACTATCTGATTTTTAACACGGATTATAGGCTTGCATATTCTTAATATACCGTATTTTTTTATGCACACATTAATGATTACTGAGCATAAAATTCGCATCGGAAGAACATCGTTCCAAATAAAAGGTTGCAAACTTAAGAAGCCGGACTAATTCTCTCATTTTGGGATTTAAATTTATTACCAAAAATAAGGTAAATTTATAAAAAACTAAAATTTTTTACTTTAGTTAGCTCTAATTACAAAACGTTGATTTCTTATCATTTCGTTCTGTTTGCATCAGAAAAAAGAGGGGATTAACCCTAGCTATAAACTGACACGGGAAACTAAATCTAGGGTTATTATAACAGTATTTAGTGGGTTGGCAATTAAAAGAGGAGGGCTGCATGCCATCGGGTTTAACGGGTGAACGTCTAATTTTTATCAGATTTTGTTTTACTTGAAAGTTTTGCTATGCTTAAGTTGGCTTCTACTATGGGCTATGGATTTGTCAGTGGGCTTTGTCAGTCCTTGGCTTACAAATTGTTCTTTAATGCTTTTTGCACTACTTTTTAGATGGGGAATTTTGCTTATGTATAAGAAGTTTTTGGTTTCTATGCTGCTGACGGCGGCGTTAGTCGGCTGTAATCATCAGCCTTCTGATAAGCAAGGAGATCAATCAGATACTGCGATGCCTGTGCAAGATCAGATGGCTAATCCTGCGAACTCATCCAGCTCGGATGATCAGCAAATGCCGGTAAATCCACAAGCTGTGGAACCTACTCAAACACCGCCTAGCGATACCGCGCCCGCTATGCCAGCGACACCAGATACATCATCTAACAATGGAACGGCAGGTACAGCGACACCCGAAGAACCTGCGAATAATGGTAATTCAGCTAACTCTGCAGCTGGGGACAATAAGTAAAATAATTGTAGTGGTTGTTGAAAACTACTGCCAGTTTAAGCCTTTTATGGTACTATATTTGTTGCAGATGAAGGGGTAAAAGACCTTCATCTGCTTTCATTTTATGTATCATAGGCTTTGAGTTTTTATGACAGAATCAGCGGCTAATGAAATCATTTCGGTAACAGTTGAGAAGGAATTAAAACAGTCCTACCTGGCGTATGCTATGAGTGTCATAGTAGGCCGGGCATTGCCTGATGTTCGAGATGGCTTAAAGCCTGTGCACAGACGAGTTTTATTTGCCATGAGCGAACTTGGCAACGATTGGAATAAGCCGCATAAAAAGTCTGCCCGTGTGGTGGGTGATGTGATCGGTAAATATCATCCGCATAGTGATGGGGCGATTTACGATACGATTGTGCGTATGGCACAAACCTTTTCTATGCGTTCGGTGTTGATTGATGGCCAAGGTAACTTTGGTTCGGTTGATGGCGATTCCGCCGCTTCGATGCGTTATACCGAAATTCGTATGTCAAAGCTGGCACATGCCTTATTAGCGGATTTAGCTAAAGAAACGGTCGACTTTGCGCCTAACTATGATGAAACCGAGCAAATTCCTACCGTATTACCCACTCGCGTTCCCAACTTACTCGTTAATGGTTCTTCAGGTATTGCGGTCGGTATGGCGACCAATATTCCACCGCACAATCTCGCGGAAGTTATCGATGCCTGTGTTGCTTTACTAGTCGATCCTGAATTGACCATAGAACGTTTAATGCAGTTCATTAAAGGACCTGATTTTCCTACGGCAGGTTTGATTTATGGTAAGCAGGGGATTCTCGAAGCGTACCACAGTGGTCGTGGACGTGTGTTTGTTCGTGCGAGAATCGAACTTGAGCAAGATGAAAAATCGAATAAACAACGAATTATTGTGACCGAGCTTCCTTATCAAGTAAACAAAGCAAAACTCATCGAAAAAATTGCGGAATTGGTAAAGGAAAAACGCATTGAAGGTATTACCGCATTACGTGATGAATCCGACAAAGACGGTATGCGTATGGTCATCGAAGTCCGACGTGGTGAGAACGTTGATGTGTTATTGAATAATTTATTTGCTCAAACACAATTACAAGTCACGTTTGGTATTAATATGGTGGCTTTGGTCGATGGCAGACCCGTTTTACTCAATCTCAAGCAATTAATTACTGAATTTTTGGCGCATCGACGTGAAGTGGTAACACGTCGCACCATTTTTGAATTACGTAAAGCGCGAGAACGTGCGCATATTTTAGAAGGTTTAGGTATTGCTTTAGTGAACATTGATCCGATGATCGCATTAATTAAAGCAGCAAAGGATCCAGCAGATGCTAAAGCTCAACTGTTAACGCAACATTGGCAGTTAGGTATGGTAGCTGAGATGCTCACTAAAACCGATTTGCTTGAGACACAATTAACGCTAGATGCAGCTAATGAATATGGTGTAAAAAAAGGTGAAAATGTTTATCGATTATCACCCGAACAAGCACAAGCGATATTAGAGTTACGTTTACATCGTTTAACGGGTCTTGAGCAAGAGAAAATTTTAAAAGAATATCGCGATCAGTTAGATATTATTATTGATTTATTAGATATTTTAAATCAACCCGAACGTTTACGTCAGGTTATTCATGATGAACTGATAGCGATTAAAGAAGAATTTGCTGATCCAAGGCGAACCGAAATTATCAGTGTCGATGCTGAAATTAATGAAGAAGATTTGATTCCTGCTGAAGATGTGGTGGTGACCTTATCGCATGAAGGCTATGTCAAACGACAAAGCTTAGATGTTTATCAAGCACAACGTCGTGGTGGTCGAGGAAAATCTTCTGGCGATGTAAAAGAAGAGGATTTTATTGAACATTTGTTAATTGCTAACACACACGCCACCTTATTGTGTTTTTCTAGTGCGGGTAAAGTCTATTGGCTAAAAGTGTATAAATTACCCGAAGGCAGTCGCATCGCTAAAGGCCGACCCATCGTTAATTTATTACCCTTAGGTGATAATGAACGAATTAATGCGGTATTACCTATACAGAATTATAGTGCTGAACATTTCATTTTTATGGCAACAGCCAATGGCACGACAAAAAAAACCAGCTTAATTGACTTTTCTAGACCCCGTAACGACGGTATTATTGCGATTGATTTACGCGAAGGTGATCGTTTAGTGGGAGTTGCGTTAACCGATGGTCAACAAGATGTTTTATTGTTTACCAATGCGGGTAAGGTAATACGTTTTAATGAAAGTAAAGTGCGATGTATGGGTCGTACCGCCTGTGGTGTAAGAGGTGTTAAATTACAAGAAGGTCAACAAGTTATTTCTTTAATCATTGCTAAACCCGAAGGCTTAATCTTAACGGCAACCAGTCATGGTTATGGTAAACGCACACCTGTTCCTGAACATCGTTTGACGAGTCGTGGTGGTAGTGGTGTAGTCGCTATTAAAACAACGGAGCGTAATGGTAATGTCGTAGCCGCTGTACAAGTATTACCTGCTGATGAAGTGATGCTCATTACTAATAAAGCGACCTTAGTGCGCACACGTGTTTCTGAAATTCGTGTCGCCGGCCGCCATTCACAAGGTGTGCGTTTGATACGATTGAATGAGGGTGAAACATTAGTTGGCTTAGAACGTATCGAAGAAGACTTAACAAACGATCCAGAGCAAACGGATAGCTTGATCAATTTAGCGGTTGAAAAAACTAATAATAATGACAACTCACCTGAAGCTTAGTGTGGAAAAACAAACCTTACTTGATGCATTAATTAATATTGGTGTGATTAAATGGGGTGAATTTACCTTACGTAGCGGTGAAATTTCACCTATTTATATCGATTGCCGTGAAATTATTTCTTATCCCCCTCTATTACGCAACATTGCTAAGGCATTGTGGGATAAAATAAAACATTTAAAACCAAGCTTGATATGTGGTGTGCCTTATACCGCATTGCCGATGGCTACCGCTATTTCGCTTGAGCAAAACTTACCGATGTTGATGTGTCGTAAAGAAGCTAAAAATTATGGCACAAAAAAACAAATCGAAGGTGTTTTCAAATCGGGTCAAGACTGTTTAATTATTGAAGACGTCGTGACTACGGGTGGCAGTGTGCTACAGATAGCAGATTCTTTAAAAAAACACGCTCTACAAGTAAAAGATATCGTTGTGTTAGTCGATAGACAACAAGGTGGCAAAGAAGCGTTGTTAGTTGCAGGTTATCAATTACATAGTGTTTTTACTTTGAACGAACTTGTTCTAACTAAGAAGTAAACTAATTGCCGTTAAGTTTAATTACTTTTTAAATGCTTCGAATACTTCCTTCGCATTCGACAATGCGAAGGATACTGTCGTGATTATCTTCGATAGCTAGGTTCTGCAACCCGAGCCTCTTCTATGCCTTGCTTAGGATTTTGGATAGCGGCTATTTTCTTTTCTAATACTTTTAATCCTCCCGGCGCGGGTTTAATGTCTGATAATTCAAAAACTTGGCGTGTAAAAGGATCTTCAAAAGGTATGAATTTTAAAATATTTTTTAAATCATAAATTCTATCTTTTGAACTGGGTAAAACAACAGGACATTCCAGAGCGGTACTGATAGACATAGAATCTTGATAGGCAGAGTCCAAACAGGCCGTATCAAGACCGGGATTATCCCTAGCGAGATTCTTGTTAAAACAATAATCAATATAAAGCCAGGTTATTGGGGCAAAATCGAGCTTAGCATATTTTTTATCATAGAGAATTCTTTCTTCTATTTGCTGATAAGAATCGATGATCTTTCTATCTACTTGAGTAATAATACTCGCTTGCATGCCTACAAAAAAAGAGTTAGGTGAAGGAATATTTTTTGATTCATACGTTATCAAACCTATTTCTGTTAATAGTGACATAAGGGTCTGAAAATTTTCTTGATCATTTTTGCTAGGAGAGTTTTGTGTGCTTGGCCTTAGGCGAAAATATTTTCTATCATTTGCAATGCGATATTTTGCTTCCAGCTGATAATGTTTTAAACTTGAATTCAGTACTT comes from the Rickettsiella endosymbiont of Rhagonycha lignosa genome and includes:
- a CDS encoding HAD family acid phosphatase, whose amino-acid sequence is MKQLLITLTACLLLVAQITYAKDQFLIVCAPSTQKNPAIQQADKWYRDSAEKKASYRQVYNIGSAYVKQWVEQHHPKAKTWGVVLDIDETSLDNSWYFYQCASLVEKPAEFSHFVTIPQKSVALPGVVAFTRLVHELGGYVTLISNRDGSYIDKSGITALQATLNNLKQQHATFDQVILANNKQSQHPANKNPRFNAVIHGCYDEHEMVWSNKLPPHQVIAYFGDNIQDFPEFKQATEYALPDSAPQYDKFGQGYFILPNPLYGSWQANPFK
- a CDS encoding alpha/beta hydrolase translates to MSYIQVGKENLADIKLYYKDWGSGQAIVFSHGWPLNGDAFEDQMLFLAEQGYRCIAHDRRGHGRSSQPWKGNDMDTYADDLAKLVTKLDLNDVIHVGHSTGGGEIARYIGRHGTKKVAKTVLIGAVTPFMLKTATNPNGLEMQVFDDIRCNVLADRSQYFQDFSAPFYGANRPDAKVSQGQRDIFWVQGMQAGFKAVFDCIKAFSESDFRTDLKKFDIPTLIMHGDADQIVPIKNSALLTAELIKDSTLKIYPGAPHGLCSTLKNQVNQDLLAFIKQ
- a CDS encoding M15 family metallopeptidase, whose amino-acid sequence is MLNKILKFFAAWIFTNSLILPSMASILPISTKQCEKMQARQVITNKNPVSCERLRTVNFPIINFTGQTDKGQVVVLDVLAKHTQIIFDTLYHRKFPINKALLMEKYNGDDNASMNDNNTSAFNGRPITGGSDWSLHAYGVAIDLNPLQNPYVAFDDQGHATILPAQSAQQAINRLNYRPKKQFRSGMAEDAIDIFAENGFIGWGGYWDYPIDYQHFEIGSRKFVQQLVSLCPCKAKEVFDQYAKSYVNCIAKSSIHPHAAARAACIAKIIQ
- a CDS encoding LD-carboxypeptidase, with protein sequence MLKKIIFLFTALSLSFANPILAKTYRSVALISSSTQYNEDNIEPIKQILETKGYRVNTQYLNQVVSDFGYVNTDQSRANVLIAALLDKHTDILWMVRGGAGAMNLIPALYVNKDLLKKTKPKIIVGFSDVTAIHYFVNIILGWPSVHGVVAAYNKEMSKPNSETATINDRESIPWIKTLLTHGILYKNFIPLNQPALQPLRGNLLGGNFTLIQSFFATRYEHDFTNDLLILEDTGVSFRQLDRSLHQLLYKTNFKPKAIIFGQFYPLDPTDEQRLMYKTVIEAFAKKTTIPVYYFPYFGHGRENKPFILGSEATINCPPQQEYCTFKQTKINF
- a CDS encoding Rne/Rng family ribonuclease, whose translation is MHNEKNRILINANQPGEIRVALLEENKLSDLDIEYSGQEQKKSNIYKGKISRIEPSLEAAFIDYGPERHGFLPFKEIVPSFFKFEKSQSIQYLKKVLEGREVMVQIEKEERGNKGAALTTYITLPGSYLVLMPNNPGAGGISRRIEGEERREMQDLLSQMELSEDMGLILRTAGVGREFYELQNDLNLLIQQWNAIQKAYNERSAPFLIFQEGDLITRSIRDYLRRDIDEIIIDDKKIFEKIKNYIEQIRPDFVSRITLYQNSIPLFMYFDIEEAVESAFKRKIELPSGATIVIDRTEALVSIDINSGKSTKNEDIEETAVTTNLEAAKEIAHQLRVRDLGGLIVIDFIDMNSEDNQRKVENCLRLATKKDRARIQIGRISPFGLLEMSRQRLRHSLGKANETLCSRCNGEGTVRTIESLSLSLLRSIEKEALKKSTQQIRVEIPVDMATYLINEKRAAREQIEQRYKINILLIPNPYWQSPHYKITGQGKNINLQASENASYQMLDKSCAESSLPYSAPVIKPVEIPAVKPLTFAISKNKPKTQLGLLSRLLGMLKDLSKTKELSKNSVKKELATAQIHNHSNDTPHRHPPEKRYSKANRNNRLRNHRRDDRRDKEGEGGSEAGSGQHQHNGSKTSQNRYNKHHQQRYESAPHQQNTHHNNKPVSAPIAGASERKPLPNKRRQHSERSSIKHEHKINTQAIREENTNSAPKPVLNNTERKTVIPSRSVEKSPPSIEKKPVAEQIANTANINSSKQTNASNPSTQRRNTRRYGGEPKLRHRTYSHYEQDQKTKN
- the gyrA gene encoding DNA gyrase subunit A, yielding MTESAANEIISVTVEKELKQSYLAYAMSVIVGRALPDVRDGLKPVHRRVLFAMSELGNDWNKPHKKSARVVGDVIGKYHPHSDGAIYDTIVRMAQTFSMRSVLIDGQGNFGSVDGDSAASMRYTEIRMSKLAHALLADLAKETVDFAPNYDETEQIPTVLPTRVPNLLVNGSSGIAVGMATNIPPHNLAEVIDACVALLVDPELTIERLMQFIKGPDFPTAGLIYGKQGILEAYHSGRGRVFVRARIELEQDEKSNKQRIIVTELPYQVNKAKLIEKIAELVKEKRIEGITALRDESDKDGMRMVIEVRRGENVDVLLNNLFAQTQLQVTFGINMVALVDGRPVLLNLKQLITEFLAHRREVVTRRTIFELRKARERAHILEGLGIALVNIDPMIALIKAAKDPADAKAQLLTQHWQLGMVAEMLTKTDLLETQLTLDAANEYGVKKGENVYRLSPEQAQAILELRLHRLTGLEQEKILKEYRDQLDIIIDLLDILNQPERLRQVIHDELIAIKEEFADPRRTEIISVDAEINEEDLIPAEDVVVTLSHEGYVKRQSLDVYQAQRRGGRGKSSGDVKEEDFIEHLLIANTHATLLCFSSAGKVYWLKVYKLPEGSRIAKGRPIVNLLPLGDNERINAVLPIQNYSAEHFIFMATANGTTKKTSLIDFSRPRNDGIIAIDLREGDRLVGVALTDGQQDVLLFTNAGKVIRFNESKVRCMGRTACGVRGVKLQEGQQVISLIIAKPEGLILTATSHGYGKRTPVPEHRLTSRGGSGVVAIKTTERNGNVVAAVQVLPADEVMLITNKATLVRTRVSEIRVAGRHSQGVRLIRLNEGETLVGLERIEEDLTNDPEQTDSLINLAVEKTNNNDNSPEA
- a CDS encoding orotate phosphoribosyltransferase, whose protein sequence is MTTHLKLSVEKQTLLDALINIGVIKWGEFTLRSGEISPIYIDCREIISYPPLLRNIAKALWDKIKHLKPSLICGVPYTALPMATAISLEQNLPMLMCRKEAKNYGTKKQIEGVFKSGQDCLIIEDVVTTGGSVLQIADSLKKHALQVKDIVVLVDRQQGGKEALLVAGYQLHSVFTLNELVLTKK